A window of the Streptomyces luomodiensis genome harbors these coding sequences:
- a CDS encoding LmbU family transcriptional regulator: MSLPPDLSLSEWRHLGQQIHTIADSSAWWLGDWLIFGQEHYPDRYRRALKQTSLDYQTLRNYAWVARKFEPGRRRARLSFQHHAEVAAVSEAEQDVWLTRAEEGGWTRNELRRRMRMRRQTPEEPDERAVVHVSVVAERRIRWQRAAEIAGLDFREWIIRMLDEAAADDPVPGIPGPATDPPALGV, translated from the coding sequence TTGTCACTCCCTCCCGATCTGTCGCTGTCCGAGTGGCGCCACCTCGGTCAGCAGATCCACACCATCGCCGACTCCTCGGCATGGTGGCTGGGCGACTGGCTCATCTTCGGCCAGGAGCACTACCCCGACCGCTACCGCCGGGCGCTGAAGCAGACCTCGCTCGACTACCAGACCCTCCGCAACTACGCGTGGGTGGCCCGGAAGTTCGAGCCCGGTCGACGGCGGGCCAGGCTGAGCTTCCAGCATCATGCCGAGGTGGCCGCCGTATCCGAGGCCGAGCAGGACGTATGGCTGACCCGGGCCGAGGAGGGGGGCTGGACCCGGAATGAGTTGCGTCGGCGCATGCGGATGCGGCGTCAAACTCCTGAGGAACCGGACGAGCGGGCCGTCGTGCACGTGAGCGTCGTCGCCGAACGCAGAATCCGTTGGCAGCGCGCCGCGGAGATCGCCGGGCTCGATTTCCGGGAGTGGATCATCCGGATGCTGGACGAGGCGGCGGCCGACGACCCCGTTCCGGGTATTCCTGGCCCCGCGACCGACCCTCCTGCCTTGGGGGTGTAA
- a CDS encoding alpha-hydroxy acid oxidase, which yields MTSDADRSAATAECVADFEHAAAAVLPPDVRDFVAGGSGAETTLAANRAAFDRTFLVPRVLRDVSRCTTDATLLGRPAAMPLAVAPVAYHRLVSPDGELATARAAKAAGVPFTVSTLSSVPVEEITAVGGAVWFQLYWLRDGARTLELARRAEDAGCEALMLTVDVPWMGRRLRDVRNRFTLPAEVRAATIDTGGTAHLRPTAGSAVAAHTGQAFSPALTWATVARLREHTRLPLVLKGVLAPEDALRAAESGVDAVVVSNHGGRQLDGAVPSLDALAELAPVLGGRCELLLDSGVRSGTDILRALALGAAGVLVGRPVMWGLAAAGEAGVRRVFELLAAELRTSLGLAGCADVTEARGLRTVR from the coding sequence GTGACGTCCGACGCTGACCGGTCGGCGGCCACCGCCGAGTGCGTGGCCGACTTCGAGCACGCCGCCGCCGCCGTTCTGCCCCCGGACGTCCGGGACTTCGTGGCGGGCGGCAGCGGTGCCGAGACGACGCTGGCCGCCAACCGCGCGGCGTTCGACCGCACCTTCCTCGTCCCCCGGGTGCTGCGGGACGTCTCGCGATGCACCACGGACGCCACGCTGCTCGGTCGGCCGGCGGCCATGCCGCTGGCCGTGGCCCCGGTCGCGTATCACCGGCTGGTCAGCCCGGACGGCGAACTCGCCACCGCGCGGGCGGCGAAGGCCGCGGGGGTGCCGTTCACGGTCTCCACGCTGAGCAGCGTGCCGGTCGAGGAGATCACCGCGGTCGGCGGGGCCGTCTGGTTCCAGCTGTACTGGCTGCGCGACGGCGCCCGGACGCTGGAGCTCGCCCGCCGGGCCGAGGACGCCGGCTGCGAGGCGCTCATGCTCACCGTCGACGTGCCGTGGATGGGCCGCCGGCTGCGGGACGTGCGCAACCGGTTCACACTCCCGGCCGAGGTGCGGGCCGCCACCATCGACACCGGCGGTACGGCGCACCTCAGGCCCACGGCCGGCTCGGCCGTGGCCGCGCACACCGGCCAGGCGTTCTCCCCGGCGCTGACCTGGGCCACGGTGGCCCGGCTGCGGGAACACACCCGGCTGCCGCTGGTGCTCAAGGGCGTCCTGGCACCGGAGGACGCGCTGCGCGCCGCCGAGTCGGGGGTCGACGCGGTGGTGGTCTCCAACCACGGCGGCCGTCAGCTCGACGGCGCCGTGCCGAGCCTGGACGCGCTGGCGGAGCTGGCACCCGTGCTCGGCGGCCGCTGTGAACTGCTGCTCGACAGCGGCGTCCGCAGCGGTACGGACATCCTGCGGGCCCTGGCCCTCGGCGCGGCCGGGGTGCTGGTGGGGCGGCCGGTGATGTGGGGCCTGGCCGCGGCCGGCGAAGCGGGCGTGCGGCGGGTGTTCGAACTGCTGGCCGCCGAACTGCGGACGTCCCTGGGGCTGGCGGGCTGCGCCGATGTCACCGAGGCCCGTGGCCTGCGCACCGTACGCTGA
- a CDS encoding ParB/RepB/Spo0J family partition protein: MFEQELEEVVVEVDIASISTAESPRSSGEDPEHIQALAETEAPLPPIIVHRSTMRVVDGVHRLRAAELRGDKKIRIRFFDGSKADAFVLAVGSNITHGLPLSMADRKSAAARIIVSHPQWSDRMIASVSGISAGTVAEIRRRTSAQDVDGGSRIGQDGRVRPINSAAGRELASRLITANPGLSLRQIARAAGISPETARDVRNRMSRGEDPLPKSRGAAKATAGRAAEAALDRATAGAAAAAVVPMAERLAAVHRLTSDPALRFNETGRRLLRLLNVNMLKPEEWQEIIANVPPHCSSIVASLARECAGMWDEIAVRVDLQLA; the protein is encoded by the coding sequence ATGTTCGAGCAAGAACTCGAGGAAGTGGTTGTCGAAGTCGACATCGCGTCGATATCGACAGCTGAATCACCCAGAAGTTCAGGGGAGGATCCGGAGCACATACAAGCGCTGGCGGAAACCGAAGCGCCGTTACCGCCCATCATCGTTCACCGGTCCACGATGCGGGTGGTCGACGGCGTGCACCGGCTACGGGCCGCGGAGCTCCGCGGCGACAAGAAGATCAGGATCAGGTTCTTCGACGGCAGCAAGGCCGACGCGTTCGTCCTCGCCGTCGGATCGAACATCACTCATGGACTGCCACTGTCGATGGCGGACCGGAAGTCCGCGGCCGCGCGCATCATCGTGTCGCACCCCCAGTGGTCGGACCGGATGATCGCGTCGGTGTCGGGCATCTCGGCGGGCACCGTGGCCGAGATCCGCCGCCGGACGTCGGCCCAGGACGTGGACGGCGGCAGCCGGATCGGCCAGGACGGCCGGGTCCGTCCCATCAACAGCGCCGCGGGGCGCGAACTGGCGAGCAGGCTCATCACGGCGAACCCGGGCCTGTCGCTGCGGCAGATCGCCCGCGCCGCGGGGATCTCCCCGGAGACGGCCCGGGACGTCAGAAACCGTATGAGCAGGGGCGAGGACCCCCTGCCGAAGTCGCGCGGCGCGGCCAAGGCGACCGCGGGCCGAGCGGCCGAGGCGGCGCTGGACCGGGCCACGGCGGGCGCGGCCGCCGCCGCGGTGGTCCCGATGGCCGAGCGCCTCGCGGCCGTGCACCGCCTCACCTCGGACCCCGCCCTGCGGTTCAACGAAACGGGCCGCAGGCTGCTCCGGCTGCTCAACGTCAACATGCTCAAGCCGGAGGAATGGCAGGAAATCATCGCGAACGTACCGCCGCACTGCAGCAGCATCGTCGCCAGCCTCGCCCGTGAGTGCGCGGGGATGTGGGACGAGATCGCGGTGCGGGTGGATCTCCAGCTCGCCTAG